A stretch of Halichondria panicea chromosome 1, odHalPani1.1, whole genome shotgun sequence DNA encodes these proteins:
- the LOC135336549 gene encoding uncharacterized protein LOC135336549 has protein sequence MNPRDFLRLVGNDFIDTNSTTPLGLEMYTADILGAPFNLRIEPDNAIEFDLKLDLRFNVRIRELDYWTDEGILLIHFNTLIDIATVNASKLSLTLSPYYSEDVSNTVSITGGEILNQSPGLTSSVAIKLTSSDQDLVVSRGIWANGSSIYNSFVVLESGFAVAYFGAEVSLTTPYLVTNIRRAPTDSDPLSVSIQLEYVDGLTLDLALSLGQSFRVRLDFGERIVSVTCASRDTNEHVNPMLEIDNGAVSIPPNYIQNDRPSSTTLNASRGLAESGLQGYYTCRTEGDTFLSPHLLHSNGYHIYFYKGLSATVDVVVAIGDSMKRFLQMIATHPM, from the exons ATGAATCCTAGAGATTTTCTCAGGCTAGTTGGGAACGATTTTATTGATACCAACTCTACTACGCCCTTGGGCTTGGAAATGTACACTGCAGATATACTTGGAGCTCCGTTTAACCTTCGAATAGAACCAGATAACGCCATTGAGTTTGACTTGAAATTGGACTTGAGGTTCAATGTTAGGATTAGAGAACTTGACTATTGGACTGATGAGGGGATTCTTCTGATTCATTTCAATACTTTAATTGACATTGCGACTGTCAATGCCAGCAAGCTTTCACTCACACTCTCTCCCTATTACAGTGAGGATGTAAGCAATACTGTTAGCATTACTGGTGGTGAAATACTGAACCAGTCGCCAGGCTTAACATCATCTGTGGCTATCAAACTGACTTCTAGTGATCAAGATCTTGTTGTCAGCAGAGGAATATGGGCTAATGGCAGTTCAATTTACAACAGTTTTGTTGTCTTAGAATCAGGATTTGCTGTTGCGTATTTTGGAGCAGAGGTTTCTCTCACCACTCCCTATTTAGTCACTAATATCCGGAGAGCCCCCACAG ATTCTGACCCCTTGTCTGTGTCTATTCAGCTGGAGTACGTCGATGGATTGACTTTGGACCTGGCACTCAGTCTAGGTCAGTCGTTCAGAGTTCGATTAGATTTCGGAGAGAGGATTGTCAG TGTGACGTGTGCAAGTAGGGACACTAACGAACATGTGAACCCCATGCTGGAGATTGACAATGGTGCAGTGTCTATTCCACCTAACTACATCCAGAATGATCGGCCCAGCTCCACCACTTTGAATGCATCCCGGGGGCTAGCTGAGTCTGGTTTGCAAGGCTACTACACATGCAGGACAGAGGGAGACACTTTCCTCAGTCCTCACCTTCTACATTCCA ATGGCTATCACATCTATTTCTACAAAGGATTGTCTGCTACAGTTGATGTAGTAGTCGCAATTGGGGATTCAATGAAGAGGTTCCTACAGATGATAGCTACCCACCCAATGTGA